The following coding sequences are from one Candidatus Cloacimonadota bacterium window:
- a CDS encoding LytR C-terminal domain-containing protein, protein MRTHSLKMPLLWLAVVLLSLVLAYLIYVQIIVPGRNSASLQEENLPALKVVVKNGCGVENLATDYSDYVKDKNMDVVSMGDTPQPIWNKSVIEVKTDDKQDLARLQKMTGIKRYTLAVDPDAPAPFVIILGDDFEEYMKP, encoded by the coding sequence TTGCGAACCCATTCCCTGAAAATGCCCCTGCTGTGGCTGGCGGTGGTTTTGCTCAGCCTGGTGCTGGCTTATCTGATCTATGTCCAGATCATAGTTCCGGGCAGAAATTCAGCCAGCCTTCAGGAAGAAAACCTGCCCGCCCTCAAAGTGGTGGTGAAAAACGGCTGCGGAGTGGAAAACCTGGCCACCGACTATTCTGACTACGTCAAAGACAAAAACATGGATGTGGTAAGCATGGGCGACACGCCTCAACCCATCTGGAACAAAAGCGTGATCGAGGTGAAAACGGACGATAAACAGGACCTCGCCCGCCTGCAGAAAATGACCGGCATCAAGCGCTACACGCTGGCTGTGGATCCTGATGCCCCCGCCCCCTTCGTGATCATTTTGGGGGACGATTTTGAAGAGTACATGAAACCATGA
- the rsfS gene encoding ribosome silencing factor, translating to MAENAKLEAVLTWLAEKQAENIRVYDVAKNSAYTDFIVVCEGSADLHNRAIANHVLDMAKENKLQVLGKAGLDFGVWVLLDLGDVVIHIFLPQKREYYKIDEFFTELAGLSDKEKPHDQAPTA from the coding sequence TTGGCGGAAAACGCTAAACTCGAAGCCGTGCTCACCTGGCTCGCGGAAAAACAAGCGGAGAACATCCGGGTCTATGATGTAGCCAAAAACAGCGCTTACACCGATTTCATCGTTGTCTGTGAAGGCTCCGCGGACCTGCACAACAGGGCCATTGCCAACCACGTTTTGGACATGGCCAAAGAAAACAAGCTCCAGGTGCTGGGCAAGGCCGGCCTGGATTTCGGCGTTTGGGTGCTGTTGGACCTCGGTGACGTGGTGATCCACATTTTCCTGCCCCAGAAAAGAGAATACTACAAGATCGACGAGTTCTTCACCGAGCTGGCCGGTCTCAGCGATAAAGAGAAGCCACATGATCAAGCACCTACTGCATGA
- the argS gene encoding arginine--tRNA ligase: MIKHLLHDNIREILTALELICSRDFTVEVPNNPENGDYSTNAAMVLAKENKTAPKKLAEKLVKELRKNKFYKSVEIAGPGFINFRLSTSLFQKMLWDVHESGAEFGGSEYGQGAKVLLEFVSANPTGPLNIVSARAAAYGDTLYRVMKKVGYQPAREFYINDAGNQVDILAESLELRLREIHGENIGEFPYEAYHGEYVKHLAHKLNAAEGVRIFMLPEKERTERLKEFALNELLEMQRLSLEKFDVFFESWVSEKTLRAEGVVEEVLSYLTEADCTYEKEDAIWFSSTKFGDDKDRVLMKSDGSITYFVPDLAYHLTKIQRGYTQLIDVFGPDHHGYVPRLKAAFRALKYDEDMLEIIFLQQVNLFESGERVKMSKRAGKIVTMDDLLNVVGKDAARYFFIARKANAHLNFDLELALQQNNENPVYYCQYAHARICSILKKARKDKVYPRSYKPELTHKLNKPDELALIQKLTDLPELLQLIAQHREPHRLATYTEELCGLFHRFYNKYQVVSAKNKELSQARLLLIETVKDVLALCLDLMGISAPEKM; the protein is encoded by the coding sequence ATGATCAAGCACCTACTGCATGACAACATCCGGGAAATCCTGACAGCTCTGGAACTTATCTGCAGCCGCGATTTCACGGTGGAAGTGCCCAACAATCCAGAGAACGGAGATTATTCCACCAACGCCGCCATGGTTTTGGCCAAGGAAAACAAAACTGCGCCAAAAAAGCTGGCGGAAAAGCTGGTGAAAGAACTGCGCAAGAATAAGTTTTACAAATCGGTCGAGATCGCCGGACCCGGTTTCATCAATTTCCGGCTCTCCACTTCCCTGTTCCAGAAGATGCTGTGGGACGTTCACGAGTCCGGCGCGGAGTTTGGCGGCTCGGAATATGGCCAGGGCGCCAAGGTGCTGCTGGAATTCGTGAGCGCCAATCCCACCGGTCCGCTCAATATCGTCAGTGCCAGGGCCGCTGCTTACGGCGACACCCTCTACCGGGTGATGAAAAAGGTGGGGTACCAGCCCGCGCGGGAGTTTTACATCAACGACGCCGGCAATCAGGTGGACATCCTGGCGGAAAGCCTGGAGCTCCGTCTGCGCGAGATCCACGGCGAGAACATCGGCGAATTCCCTTATGAAGCCTATCACGGCGAATACGTGAAGCACCTGGCCCACAAGCTGAACGCGGCCGAAGGCGTGCGCATCTTCATGCTGCCGGAAAAAGAACGCACGGAACGCCTGAAGGAATTCGCGCTCAACGAACTGCTGGAAATGCAGCGTCTCAGCCTGGAAAAATTCGACGTCTTCTTCGAAAGTTGGGTCTCGGAAAAGACCCTGCGCGCGGAAGGCGTGGTGGAAGAGGTGCTCAGCTACCTCACGGAGGCTGATTGCACCTATGAAAAGGAAGACGCCATCTGGTTTTCCTCCACCAAATTCGGCGATGACAAGGACCGCGTGCTGATGAAAAGCGACGGCTCCATCACCTATTTCGTGCCGGACCTGGCCTACCACCTCACCAAGATCCAGCGCGGCTACACCCAGTTGATCGACGTTTTCGGCCCCGACCACCACGGCTATGTGCCCCGGCTCAAAGCCGCCTTCCGGGCCCTCAAATACGACGAGGACATGCTGGAGATCATCTTCCTGCAGCAGGTGAATCTCTTCGAGAGTGGCGAGCGCGTGAAAATGAGCAAGCGCGCCGGCAAGATCGTAACCATGGACGACCTGCTGAACGTGGTGGGCAAAGACGCCGCCCGCTATTTCTTCATCGCCCGCAAAGCCAACGCCCATCTGAATTTCGACCTCGAGCTGGCCTTGCAGCAGAACAATGAAAACCCGGTTTACTACTGCCAGTATGCCCACGCCCGCATCTGCTCCATCCTCAAAAAAGCGCGCAAGGATAAAGTCTATCCCCGCTCTTACAAACCGGAGCTCACCCACAAGCTGAACAAACCGGACGAACTGGCCCTGATCCAGAAACTCACCGATCTGCCCGAACTGCTGCAGCTGATCGCCCAGCATCGCGAACCCCACCGCCTGGCAACCTACACTGAGGAACTCTGCGGCCTCTTCCACCGTTTCTACAACAAATACCAGGTGGTGAGCGCCAAGAATAAGGAACTCTCACAGGCCCGCCTGCTGCTCATCGAAACAGTTAAAGACGTTCTGGCCCTTTGCCTCGACCTGATGGGCATCAGCGCACCGGAAAAAATGTAA
- the rimI gene encoding ribosomal protein S18-alanine N-acetyltransferase, protein MPEPPIIRPLRESDLPAILRIENLVFRPPWPEEAFQASECTQSWVISAGDDLRGYIIYHVVPDEAVIVNFAIAPEFWQQGLGAQLLEHTLNIMQESGISAVYLDVRRSNLAALVLYAKYGFRTLGVRKNYYSEPVEDALVMVRHTHG, encoded by the coding sequence ATGCCCGAACCGCCCATCATCCGGCCCCTGCGGGAATCCGACCTTCCCGCCATCCTGCGGATCGAAAACCTGGTGTTTCGCCCGCCCTGGCCGGAAGAGGCTTTTCAGGCCTCCGAATGCACTCAAAGCTGGGTGATAAGCGCCGGGGATGACTTGCGCGGCTACATCATTTACCACGTGGTGCCGGATGAGGCCGTGATCGTCAATTTCGCCATCGCCCCGGAGTTCTGGCAGCAGGGGCTGGGCGCGCAATTGCTGGAACACACGCTGAACATAATGCAGGAAAGCGGCATCAGCGCGGTATATTTGGATGTGCGCCGTTCCAATCTCGCCGCCTTGGTGCTTTACGCCAAGTACGGCTTCAGAACCCTGGGCGTGAGGAAAAACTATTATTCCGAGCCAGTGGAAGACGCTCTGGTGATGGTGCGGCACACCCATGGATGA